The Methanobrevibacter olleyae genomic sequence GAATTTAAGTTAAATTTTAAATTAAGAAAATAGAATTTAGCTTAAATTTATAATTAAGTATTTGTAAGAAATAATTTATAAAATTCTAAAATTTTATTTTAAGATTATTTTCTTATAAATGCTCATTTTTTATTTAAAATTTTATTTTAAGATTAAATTCTTTAAACAATCATTTTAAACATTTTTTTATTAATTAGTTCCTATAAAAATTAAAAATTAGCTTAAACTAAAATTAAACACTCATAAATATTTTTAAAACTAATTAATATTGCATGTATAAATCTCTTAGAAATTTCATAATTTTTATATAAATCTCTTAGAAATTTCATAATTTTAAAAATTATTAATCATATATTGAAGTTTTTATGAGATTTTCAATATTTTAATAAACTATAATTTTATTGGAGGCACAACAATGGCTGAATATGAACGTAAAGTTGGAGTAACTAAAGGTACTCCTGTAGAAAAAGAAGTACAAGCAAATTACATGGGTGAATGTCAAGAAGTAGGTATTTACATGGCTATGGCTAGACAAGCATCTAGTGAAGGATACGGAGAATTAGCAGAAGTCTTTAAAAGATTAGCATTTGAAGAAGCTGAACATGGTGCAAGATTTGCTGAAATGAATGGAGTAATTAAACCAAGTTTATCTGAAAACATTGACATGATGTTAGAAGGAGAGTTAATGGCTAATGTAGAAAAAAGAGAAGCTGCTGATAAAGCTCAAGAAGCAGGTATCGAAGATGCAGCTGACTTCTTTAGAGAAAGTTCCAAAGATGAAGGACGTCATTCCAGAATCTTAAAAGGAATTAAAGAA encodes the following:
- a CDS encoding ferritin-like domain-containing protein, producing MAEYERKVGVTKGTPVEKEVQANYMGECQEVGIYMAMARQASSEGYGELAEVFKRLAFEEAEHGARFAEMNGVIKPSLSENIDMMLEGELMANVEKREAADKAQEAGIEDAADFFRESSKDEGRHSRILKGIKERYGL